The Clostridium sporogenes region GTATTCTTACAAACTACAATTTCCAAAACAATATTTAAGAAGGTTTAATAATATTATTAAAAAAGTTGCCTTAAAATAGTTTTAATTTTAAGGCAACTTATTTATTATCTTTTATCTTTAAAAGCTACAAATTCTTTTAATACTTCATGAAATTTATTTTTTATTAGAACATCATTTATTATGCCTATTAACTCATAACTAGAAGTTTTTTCATTATCTTTTCTTATGTTTTTAATTATATTTTTTATATCTTTTACTATAGCATTTAAATCTGATTCTGTTAAATGAACCTCATCAGTGTCTCTAGCAGAATTAGCTATACTTGTTTTTAACTTTTTTTCATCAAAGTGCTCTAATTTTCCATTCTTTTTTATAATCTCCATACATGATACCTCCTTATAAATTTCTAATTAATTTTAACTTTATAAATTAACACTAATTGAAGCATCTTTTAATCAATTTTACTATATTTATACATATTTCTCAAGATATTTTTATAATATTCAAAATTTTATAATGATTTTTTAAATAACGTTAACTACTAAAAAATCTTTTTCTTTAATATCATCTTCTGAAGCAGTATCTATGACCATTAGACATTTTTATAATTCCTTGCAGGACATAGAAAGCCAGTGGAGAAAACAAGGACAATGTCTCCACTAGCTAAAAAATTTTTAATAGATCCATATTTAGAACTTCTTATTTTACCATTTAATAATTCTTATAAAAATACAAATTGAATAAATAATATATCTTTAGAATTTTGTAAATTATATGCACTTCTACTTTAATGGGAATAAAGGTAGTCTTTCTAAAAATATTATATCTTCTCTATTTGAAGCTTCCCCTTCTGCTAAAATTGCAGCCTTACTAGTTACAATTCCTCCTGCATCCTCTACTAATTTTTCTAGTGCAGTTAATGATTCTCCAGTGCTTATTACATCATCAATGATTGCAACTTTTTTACCCTTAATTTTATCTACATCTACCCCATCTAAACACAATAATTGTTTTTTCTGAGTAGTTATAGAAAGCACTTCACTACATATAGCGTTTTTCATATAAGGTTTTACGCTTTTTCTTGCCACAATAAAACTTTTCATATTTAATATTTTTGATATTTCATAAACCAAAGGAATACCCTTAGCCTCTGCAGTAACTAATACATCAACCTTTGGCAATTTTTTTGCTATATCCAAAGCTACATTAGATATAAGTTCTGTATCCCCAAGAATTACAAAACTAGCAATGGCTAACTCTTCATTTATCTTGATTATTGGAAGATTACGCTTAACACCACATACATTTAATTCATAATATTTATTCATATATTTCCCCTCCATTTACCCTATCATAGGTAATAATATTTTCATTAATAATCCTGAAATCATACCAATAAAAGGATCTGTTATAGCTGTAACAGTCATTGTAATGCCACCTATAACTGTACCATTAGCAGCAGTAGATGCAAGGGCAGAAGCTGCATTTACTGGAGCTGTAACTATGGCTCCTAATACAAATAAAAATCCTGCTATTGATTCTGTAGGAATATATTTTCCTATTTTAGGTAAAAATCCCGCAAATAATATTGCAGCCATAAGTAGCATCATTATAATACCACTAGCTTTAGGATTAGGTGCTCCTCCGGTTGCTGAAATTATAGATTCTACCGGCGCACCACCAAAGATAGAAGAACTCATATCAGCTAATGAACTTATTATAGATACATGATCTATATTTACCTTACGATTTGCTAATTGTCCAGTAATATTCCCAAAAGCAATGTTAGCCCCTATATTAAGACATACCATACTCATAGCTCCTCTTAATATTTTTAAGCTAAGAGATGGTTTGTTTATAGCTATTTTTTCTCTTTCTATAATAAAAGATTCATCCTTTTTGTTACCAAGGATATTATGTACAATACTTGATATTATTACAGACACTGCTATGGTATAAACTAAATCCTTTGTAAATAAATGAGTTATTACTCCTGAAGCTATAGAAACATATCCTATAATTTTATTTTTTCTAGCCATTTCTATAGAAACCCTAGCTAACATAATTCCAACTCCAGCCATCATCCCTGCTGTAATAACCGGACCAATAGAATCAGTTATCTTACTCATTAATCCAAATAATCCAATAAAAGTCATTATTAAACCGCCATAAAAAATCATTGAAAGTCTTTCTTTAAGGTTGTCCCCCATAGTACCAGCTAAAGTAATTGTTTCCGCTTGAAATGATATAGGTACTACACTTCCTGTTATTGCGTTACCAGCAGCACCTATTAGAAATGCAAAGGCTGTAGGAACAGAGGCAAAACCAAAGGATAATGCTAAAAGTCCTTGTGGTAAGCCATTTAAAAGTACACTAAAAATTGATAAAATGTCTTTCCATAAATCCATATCTTTTATCTCCCTTCAATTATATCTACTCTTAATAATAAAAGGAGATGAGTTATAGAATATATGCATCCTAATAACCTCTCCTATAGTAGAGTAGTTTAAGGCTACTCTGTAGAAACTCCTGAACCTTATTATCAGAATTATATAAGAGCGAATATTTTATTTTATAACATAATAAACATTACCATATTATGCGAATATTTTCAACATAGTTTTACATATTATACGTATATTAAATAAAATTAACTTACTTTTCCTGAAAAATTCATCATTAAAGCATATAA contains the following coding sequences:
- a CDS encoding ATP cone domain-containing protein, producing MEIIKKNGKLEHFDEKKLKTSIANSARDTDEVHLTESDLNAIVKDIKNIIKNIRKDNEKTSSYELIGIINDVLIKNKFHEVLKEFVAFKDKR
- a CDS encoding phosphoribosyltransferase family protein → MNKYYELNVCGVKRNLPIIKINEELAIASFVILGDTELISNVALDIAKKLPKVDVLVTAEAKGIPLVYEISKILNMKSFIVARKSVKPYMKNAICSEVLSITTQKKQLLCLDGVDVDKIKGKKVAIIDDVISTGESLTALEKLVEDAGGIVTSKAAILAEGEASNREDIIFLERLPLFPLK
- a CDS encoding solute carrier family 23 protein gives rise to the protein MDLWKDILSIFSVLLNGLPQGLLALSFGFASVPTAFAFLIGAAGNAITGSVVPISFQAETITLAGTMGDNLKERLSMIFYGGLIMTFIGLFGLMSKITDSIGPVITAGMMAGVGIMLARVSIEMARKNKIIGYVSIASGVITHLFTKDLVYTIAVSVIISSIVHNILGNKKDESFIIEREKIAINKPSLSLKILRGAMSMVCLNIGANIAFGNITGQLANRKVNIDHVSIISSLADMSSSIFGGAPVESIISATGGAPNPKASGIIMMLLMAAILFAGFLPKIGKYIPTESIAGFLFVLGAIVTAPVNAASALASTAANGTVIGGITMTVTAITDPFIGMISGLLMKILLPMIG